CTTCTTCCACAAAACGCTTTTTTGTTACCTTAGCATCAACCACAACGTTTGTGCCTTCAAAAGTAATGGAGCCTTCATCTTCCGGTGAACTTCCAATTCTTACAACAAGCCCGCGTATACCCCTATCACCCACTACCAGGTTGGAACCGCCTCCAATAATGGTAACAGGTATGTTAGTTTGCCTGGCGATAGTTACTATGTAAGGGATTGTTTCATTGGAAAGTGGCTCAATGAGCATATCAGCAGGCCCACCAACCTTAAAGGTGGTAAACTGGCTCATAGGTGCATCAACATACAGCCTGCCATACTGCGATAGTTCCTTTAAAACATCATGTGAACAGGTTTGTCCCAATGTTGTTCATCTCCTTTGGAAAAAAAATCCATACCATACAATCATTGCACGGGTGTGTCTTAAAAGAGACCTCTTTGCAATGGCTTTGCACCCCCGTCATTGCGAGCACCGCAGGTGCGTGGCAATCTCCTTTTCATACCATGAGATTGCTTCAATTCGTTCGCAATGACACATCGGCCAATTCCGTCATTGCGAGCACCGCAGGTGCGTGGCAATCTCCTGTTGCCTATCTTTACATCATTTTCATAAGTTTACATACATCCATCTACGCCCAAGAACAACATCTACATAACAAATATTAATTAAATACCACTACCATTAATATTTTACTATGAAAATCAATACTATTTTTTAAAAAATTGAATACAAGGGGAATTTTTATATCATTATCACCTGCAATTCTTCAGCAGCTTTTTTTGCACCATCGGTATATTCCTCACCAATCACCACCGGTATTCCAGGTATTCCCAAACACTTTTCAATTATTTTTGTTCTTTTAACTGCTCTTTCAACATCAGCTTTATCTACAACAACTGATACCTCTGCTGCCAAAAAAACCTTTTTTTCTTTGTTGTGACGCAAAAAACCAGTAACAACCACATCAATTTTCAACGCATCATCACGCTCATCATCAGTTATTACAGATTTCTTGTTCAACACGGCATCATCAATAGTATTTGCCAATTCCATGGTATCAATTAATCTGCACTTTAATATGAGTTTCCCAAAATACGATGGTGCTTTTTCTCTTATCTTTCGTTCAAAATTATCACCTTTCAAACTGCCAACATCATTTTTAAGAGCATTGACATCTTTCTTTAAACCAGCTACATCCTCTTTTAAAACCGCTACATCCTCTTTTAAGACTTTTACATCACCTTTTAAGGTTCCAATATCATTTCCCTGTTTTTCAACCGTTTGCTTTAATGGTTTAAATTCATTTTCTATGAAGTTTTCATAACGCTTTACAAATTCATCAAATTTTTTTGGTAAAGCCAATAGCTCTTCAGTAAGAATAAGCTTCCTTAGTTCTTCTAACCAATCGGGATGTTCCTTCAAAACTGAAAGCAAATCCCAATATGACTCAATCTTTGTTTTCTTCATCTCTTCCATGGTTTTAAGATACGCATCAGATGAAGTTTTGTCAACAATCATATCCTATCCTCCTGGTACACGTATGTTTATTTTTCCTTACTTTTTCTTTTTTATCTTTGCAACAGGCCTTGTTAGTTGCTTTTTTGTTACTGTCTTAGGCTTTTCTTTTTTTGCATCACTTTCAAGAATTTTCCCGCCTTCAATATGATACTGCACATTACTTGCCTTCACAATGCGTTCATCATGGGTTGCTATTATTATGGATATTCCCCTATCATCGCGCAGGCGCGCAAATAGCTTTAATATATCATTGGCTGTGGCAGTATCTAAGTTGCCGGTAGGTTCATCGGCAAGTATTAATTTTGGCTCATTAATGATTGCACGTGCTATGGCCACACGCTGGCGTTCGCCACCCGACAATGTGGTAGGATTTCTGTCCAGTATATCGGTAATCTGCAGATACTCTGCCAGTTCCATTATGCGCGCATGTAAATTACGCGTTTGCCTATTTAAGATTGCCGGGAATGCAATATTGTCATAAGCTGAAATATCAGAAAAAAGATTAAAAAACTGAAAGACAAACCCAATATCCCTGTTTCTGAAACGCGACCGCTTTAGATCACTCCACCTGAAGATATTATCACCCATAAAAAGCACTGTACCTTCATTGGGCTGCAAAAGTCCTGATAATACACCAAGTAGGGTTGTTTTCCCTGAACCTGATTTACCTGTTAATGCAGTGATAGTGCTTTCCTGAACTTCAAAACTTACATTATCCAGAACTTTGCGCTCATCATACTGAACACTTACCGAGTTTACCTGTAATAATGCCACGGTCATACCTCACTGTTTGCTTAATGCTTTAAATAAATTCATGTTTGATGCAAAAATAGCCGGTATCAATGCTGATAACGATGAAATTGCAATTGAGAAAAGAACAAGACCTGCACAAACATTCATGCCTACCGGCTCAAGGCCGATGCCGCTCAACGCCGGCACCAGTGATGAAAGTTTTGCACCAGCAGCCTTTATTAAATATGCACCGACTAAATAGCCAATGAAACCATACACTGCACCAATAAAAGCTGCTTCAACCATGAATGTCATGATTATTCTGAATTTTGACACACCTAAAATCCTGCGCAATGAAAAACTGTAACTTCGGTTATAGATAATTATTAAATATGAATTAAATATTGATATCACGGTCAAAATCAATAAGAAGAAACCAACAAATAGTGAAAATCCATCAATAATACTCATGGCCTGATTTGTTTTGCTAGCCACTTCATCAAGCGATGTCACCGCCAGCCCCATTGATTTAATCTGCCGTGTAACTTCAGGAAGTTTTTTAACATCTTTCACTTTGGCATACAAGCGTATATACAGGATTGGCTGCGCAATTTTGGTTTCGGCAGCATACTGAGCTGCAATTTTATTGACAAACGTGTCAGGGACTACAATACCCGTTAAATTGAAAAGCGTAGAAAAGGAATGAACTACAGCCGGCACTTCAAACCGCTTTTTTGTTTCAGTACCCTTTGGTGTATCAATTATCAACGTGATAGGCAGCCCTTTTAGAGTATCTTCAGTAAATAACGGAAGATTGTTGATTGCAGCAAAATTGTTAAACATATCAAGTGCCACCTGTGGAGCTATCACTGGCACTGGTTCATTGGGGTAATACTTGAACGATTTATACCCTGGCACTTTATCTTTGATAAACTGCTGACTTATACCGCAAATAGGTACATAGGGTGCCCGTGATTTTCCTAATAACTCAATTTTAATCTTTGTTGCTGCATTTATACAGGTAACAGTATACACTGATGCAACGTTATTCATTTTGCGAATAGCTTTAACTTTTTCTGCCGGAATGCTGTTAATGGCATACGATAACGTTGCTTCACCGGTTTTTGCCTTAGGCTCAATGATGATTTCATTTATATCAAGTGAGCCAAAAAGCCTCTTTTCCACAAAATTGGTAACAGAATCTCTCAGTGAAAGATATAATACTAAAAAGGCTATCAGTAATATGATGCCAAAACTTGACAGCAACGCCTTCCATATATTTTTAACTATCTCTTCTATTATTAATTTTGCATTCCTGATAATGTACTGTATCATAATAATGTACTTCCTCATCAAAAATTGTAAGAACTATCAATAAGAATGTTCTCAATAAAAATGTTACAAACATAAAAAAAATTATTGCATTTTTAATAAATATCATAAATATCTTCAAAAGGCAATTATAAAATTAAATGCAATGAAATAAAGATACTATTTATGTCAAATAAAAAAATATTAATATACATATGGTTTATTATACCATTTCTTTGGTGTGCAACGTATACCCCTGTAGAAAAAATATATGAAGATAACAGAATAGTTAAGATTATTTTGCGTGATAGCAAGGGTATAACGGGATGGTATATCGTCAATTATGATACAACTGGCAGGATAACAGGCCTTAATAAATATACACCGTATAAAAATACTCCCATTACAAAAATACAGCTTCAATACAGGGGCAAGCTTTTAACTAGCTATACCATTTCATCAACAGCTCCAGTAAGTGATACTGTGTTATACCAATCAACTCATATCTTTAACTATTCATCTACTAATGATCTCAGGCGGGTTGATATTTCTTTTAATAAACCAGCAAGCATAAAGCAGGCAGGAACAACGTTTGTCAAAATACAATATTTATATACGGATAAATCATTAACAGGATTATATATCACCGGTGATGCATCAAGCTTTAAGATTTCATGCACTATTAACTATCGCAAAAATACTGTTGATGCAATTACTATTGATGAAAAACGATACAATATAGCAACCAAAAAATTTGAACAGGGA
The sequence above is a segment of the Spirochaetota bacterium genome. Coding sequences within it:
- a CDS encoding ABC transporter ATP-binding protein, with the translated sequence MALLQVNSVSVQYDERKVLDNVSFEVQESTITALTGKSGSGKTTLLGVLSGLLQPNEGTVLFMGDNIFRWSDLKRSRFRNRDIGFVFQFFNLFSDISAYDNIAFPAILNRQTRNLHARIMELAEYLQITDILDRNPTTLSGGERQRVAIARAIINEPKLILADEPTGNLDTATANDILKLFARLRDDRGISIIIATHDERIVKASNVQYHIEGGKILESDAKKEKPKTVTKKQLTRPVAKIKKKK
- a CDS encoding ABC transporter permease, whose translation is MIQYIIRNAKLIIEEIVKNIWKALLSSFGIILLIAFLVLYLSLRDSVTNFVEKRLFGSLDINEIIIEPKAKTGEATLSYAINSIPAEKVKAIRKMNNVASVYTVTCINAATKIKIELLGKSRAPYVPICGISQQFIKDKVPGYKSFKYYPNEPVPVIAPQVALDMFNNFAAINNLPLFTEDTLKGLPITLIIDTPKGTETKKRFEVPAVVHSFSTLFNLTGIVVPDTFVNKIAAQYAAETKIAQPILYIRLYAKVKDVKKLPEVTRQIKSMGLAVTSLDEVASKTNQAMSIIDGFSLFVGFFLLILTVISIFNSYLIIIYNRSYSFSLRRILGVSKFRIIMTFMVEAAFIGAVYGFIGYLVGAYLIKAAGAKLSSLVPALSGIGLEPVGMNVCAGLVLFSIAISSLSALIPAIFASNMNLFKALSKQ